The Chromatiales bacterium 21-64-14 genome contains the following window.
CAGGATCACTACCCCGAAGGCCCCCAGGGACATCAGGGCATACACCACGGCGTAGAACAGGGCGGCCGAATAACCGCCTTGGGTCCCCGCCAGCAACCCAAGCAGCAGGAAGCCCATGTGAGCGATCGTGGAATAGGCCAGCATCCTCTTGATATTGGTCTGCGCGATGGCGATCACGTTACCAACGGCCAGCGATAGGACCGCCAACACCATCAGCATAGGGCCCCAACTGGCCTGCAGCGGCCCCAGGGTATCCACCAGCAGACGAACCGCCATGGCGAAGGCGGCGACCTTCGGAGCCACGCTCAGGTATAGGGTCACGCTGGTGGGCGCCCCCTGGTAGACATCCGGAATCCACATATGGAAGGGAGCGGCGCCAAATTTGAACGCAACCCCCACCAAGACAAACGCCAGGGCGAGCAGCAACACTCGATGGTCGCTGGCGGGATGGGCCGCGAGTGTCGCCACCTGGGTCATGTCCAGGGTACCGGTGACCCCATACAGGAGCGACAAGCCGTAAAGCAGCGTACCCGACGCCAGCGCGCTCAGCACAAAATATTTCATGGCGGCCTCGGATGCCCGGATCGAATCCCGGTCGAAAGCTACCATCGCATACAGCGACAGGGAGAACAGTTCGAGCCCGAGATAGACGGTCAAGAGACTATGGGCGGAGATAATGATCATCATGCCCAGCATGCCGAAAAGCCCCAGCACGAAATACTCACCCTTGAACAGGTCCCGATCCCGCAGATAATCACGGGAATACACGAACACCGCACTGGTCAAGACATAGACAACAAGTTTAAGCAACTGACTCATGTCGTCGCTGACAAAAGAGCCCCCAAAGGTATGCCGCGCCACGCCGGAGTGGATCCACAACGTCAAAAGAAATGCGCCAAGCAGGGTCACTTGCGAGAGGAGATAGGTGAATCCGCGTTGGGCGTCCGTCAGGAACAGATCCACCACCAGAACCAGACAGGCCATCCCGAGCACAAACAGCTCCGGGGCGACCAACATGAGATTGGGCATTTCGAGGTTCATATTTCCGTCCGTAGCGCCCGGCGCCCGGCACATGCAGTGCCGGGCCCGTCCACATCAATCCGGAGCTGCGGGAACCACCCCGTACGGCAGACCCCAAAGCGCTTCTGATATAGGCTGGTCACAGCTTCGACACCATGATGTGACTCAACAGGTTCTGCACCGACACATGCATGACATCCACCAACGGTGCCGGCCAGACCCCGAGCACGAGCACCGCCACCGCGAGCAAGCCCAGAACCAGGAATTCACGCGCATTCAGGTCATCCAGGACCGCCACCCGATCGTTGGCCACCGCGCCGAAGATGACCCGTTTTACCAGCCACAGGGTATAGGCGGCCCCCGTTACCAGGGACGTCGCCAGCAGGAACGCGTACCAGAAATTCGCCTTCATACTGCTGAGTATCACCATGAATTCCCCGACGAACCCCGAAGTCCCGGGGAGCCCGGAGTTGGCCATCGCGAAAAGTACCGCTAACGCTGCGAAGACCGGCATCCGGTTCACGACGCCGCCATATTCGGCGATCTTGTGCGTGTGCATCCGATCGTAGAGGACACCCACGCTGAGGAACAGTGCCCCGGAGATGAACCCATGCGAGATCATCTGCACCAAGCCACCTTCGATGCCCATGGCGGCGCCCTGCGTCGATCCACTGTTCGCCTCAATGGTGAACGGGATAAAGAAGGCCAGGGTCACGAAACCCATATGGGCGATGGATGAATAGGCGATCAGCTTCTTCATATCATCCTGGACCAACGCCACCAGACTGATATAAACGACCGCGATAAGCGACATCGTGATGATCAGCCAGCCGAGTTCCTGACTCGCGTCCGGGGCGATCGGAAGACTAAAGCGCAAAAAACCATAGGCGCCGATCTTCAGCATGACGGCCGCCAGGATCACGGAACCCCCGGTAGGCGCTTCCACATGGGCATCCGGCAGCCAGGTATGTACCGGCCACATGGGCACCTTGACCGCGAACGCCAACAGGAAGGCGATAAAAATAAGCACCTGCTCATCGAGCGTGAGCCGGAGGGCTTGGAAGTCCAATATCGAAAAGCTGTGGGCCTGGAAACCCAGATAAATCAGGGCTACCAGCATCAGTACCGACCCGAGAAACGTATACAGAAAAAACTTGATCGTAGCGTAGACACGGCGCGGGCCACCCCAGATCCCGATGATCAGGAACATGGGGATCAGCATCCCCTCCCAGAACACGTAGAACAGGATCGCATCCAGCGCGGAAAAAACCCCTATCATCAGGCCTTCCATGATCAGGAAAGCGGCCATGTACTGGGCCACCTTCTGCTGGATGGAGGTCCAGCTGGCGATGATGACCAAGACGGTCATGAAGGCCGTGAGCAGGATCAGCGGCATGGAGATGCCGTCCACCCCCAGGAAATAGAAGATGTGGAACGTGGGAATCCACGGACGGTGCTCCTGGAACTGCATACTGGCGGTCGAAATATCGAAGCCGGTATACAGCGGAATGGTGATCAGAAACGTAACCACGGCAAATAGAAGTGCGATACGCCGCGCGCCATCCGGCGCCTTGTCGCCGGAAAGCAGGACCAGCGCCCCACCGACGATGGGCGTCCAGATTGCCATGCTCAGCAAAGGCCAGTGGCCGTGCATCAATCGGTTTCCTTCCCCTTCAGCGAACCACGAACCAGCTCAGGAACAGCAAAAGGCCGATGAGCATGGTAAAAGCATAGTGATAGAGATAGCCCGATTGAATGCGCCGGAAGACAGCTGCCCAGCGGCCTACCAGCCAGGCGCTCCCGTTGACCATCAGCCCATCAATCAACCGTAAGTCGCCAATGCGCCACAACAGCCGCCCGATTAAGCGGGCACCGGGCGCGAGGATCTGTTCGTTCAGATCATCGAACCAATACTTATGCTCCAATACGTAGTAGAGGGGGAAAAACACCCGTCGCAACGTGCCAGCCAGCGTTGGCCGGAGGAGGTAGATCACCCACGTCAGGAAAATGCCCCCCAGTGCCAGCCAGAGGGCCACACTGTGACGGGCATGCGCCATCATGGCAGCAGGTCCCGTGAATTCCGCTCCCATGTGCGCCAACACGTCGTGGGCTGGCAACACTTGGATCGAGCTCCCGAAGAAATTTCCGAACAGTATGGTCCCCACCGTGAAATAGCCCACTACCGCGGATGGTATCGCGAGCATGATCAGCGGAAAGGTGACTACGGCAGGCGACTCCCGTAGATGTTCACGAGTGTGTTCATCCATGCGTTCTTTCCCATGGAATACCAGGAAGAACATGCGGAAGGTATACAAGGCCGTCACCAAAACCCCACCCAACACGCAGTAATAAGCGAATTGCGCGCCGGGAAGATGGGAGGCATGCACCGCGTCGATGATGGAGTCTTTTGAGAAGAAACCCGAGAACGGAGGAATACCGCACAGGGCCAACGCACCGACTAAAAAGGTCCAATAGGTCACTGGCATGTATTTGCGCAGGCCACCCATCTTGCGCATGTCCTGTTCGTGATGCATGGCAATAATGACGGATCCGGCACCGAGAAAGAGCAGTGCCTTGAAGAATGCGTGGGTCATGAGATGGAAAATCGCAGCAGCATAGGCCGACGCGCCCAAAGCGACGGTCATGTATCCAAGCTGCGAAATCGTCGAGTAGGCGATCACCCGTTTGATATCGTTCTGCACGATACCGACCAGGCCCATAAAAAACGCGGTGGTGCCACCCACGACCAGGATGACGCTCAGGGCTGTATCGGACAGCTCGAATAACGGTGAAAGGCGCGCGACCATGAAAATCCCGGCCGTCACCATGGTAGCCGCGTGGATCAGGGCCGAGATCGGCGTCGGGCCTTCCATGGAGTCCGGTAACCAGACGTGCAGCGGGACCTGGGCGGACTTGGCCATGGCACCGACGAACAGCAGCAGGCAAATAACGGTCACTACCGACCAGTCCATCCCCGGGATGATCTGCATATTGAGATCGGCTACCAGCGGCGCCACCCGGAAGATCGGGGCATAATTCAGGGTATTGAAGTACAACAGCACCAACGCAATACCGAGTATAAACGCTAGATCACCTACGCGATTTATCAGAAAGGCCTTGAGACTGGCAAAGATGGCCGACTCCCGATCGTACCAGAAGCCGATCAGGAGATAGGATACCAAGCCGACCCCTTCCCAGCCGAAAAACAGCTGCAGGAAATTGTTGGCCATGACCAGCATCAGCATCGCGAAGGTAAACAATGCAATGTAGCTGAAAAAACGGGTGTACCCCGGATCGTCGCGCATATACCCGATGCTGTAGATATGAACCATCAGGGATACGAAGGTCACCACGGTGATCATCAGTGCACTGAGCCGGTCCACCAAAAAACCGATGTCAACGCGCAGCCCGTCGGACACCAGCCAAGTATAAACCGGCCCATCGAAGGGCGGCGCACCATCGATGACCAGATGTTTCAGAACGACAAGGGACAGGACGAAGGACATCCCAACCCCGGCGATAGTGATCAAGTGGGACGGCGCACGCCCGATCCGGGGCCCGAAGATCCCCGTAACCAGAGCCCCTACCAGTGGACCCAGCACGATTGCGAGATAGACATTTTCCATGCGGAGAGCGGCCCAGAGATCCTTGCATCAACCCTTAAGGGAGTTGATATCCTCTACGTTGATCGAACCCCGGTTCCGGAACAGCACCACCAGTATCGCAAGTCCGATGGCGGATTCCGCCGCGGCGACGGTCAATATGAAAAACACGAATATCTGGCCCGCAATATTGTTGTTGAAATGCGAGAAGGCGATGAAATTCATGTTCACGGCCAACAACATGAGTTCTATGGACATCAGCAAGACGATCACGTTTTTCCGGTTAAGAAAAATCCCGGCAACCCCCATGCAAAACAGGATCGCACCCAAAATCAGATATTCCAACAGATTGATCATAAATCCACGGTCCTATGTAGCGCGCGACCGATGGGCGCGCCGGGGCGTCCCGTGAGCATTTCGGCACCATAGGAATCTCTCCGCCCCATGCCCCGTCACCCCTTCTTTTCCGACGCCATCTTCACCAACCTGACCCGATCCTTGCGGCGCACCTGAACCTGCCGGGCTGGGTCCTGATGCCGCGTTCCCGGCCGTTTGCGCAGAGTCAGCGTGATTGCGGCGATGATAGCCACCAGCAGGATCACGGCGGCAATCTCAAAGGGATAGACGTAGTGCGTATACAGCACATCGCCAAGCATGCGCGTATTGCTGAAATCCGCTCCATGATGCACCACGGCCGTGCCGCTGGGGGCGGAAAACGCCCGCACCAGAACCATGCTCATCTCCGCTACGATGAGCAGGGACACAAATATCCCGACCGGCAGATTCCGGATAAAACCATCGCGCAGCACCGCGATATTGATGTCCAGCATCAT
Protein-coding sequences here:
- a CDS encoding NADH-quinone oxidoreductase subunit N; amino-acid sequence: MNLEMPNLMLVAPELFVLGMACLVLVVDLFLTDAQRGFTYLLSQVTLLGAFLLTLWIHSGVARHTFGGSFVSDDMSQLLKLVVYVLTSAVFVYSRDYLRDRDLFKGEYFVLGLFGMLGMMIIISAHSLLTVYLGLELFSLSLYAMVAFDRDSIRASEAAMKYFVLSALASGTLLYGLSLLYGVTGTLDMTQVATLAAHPASDHRVLLLALAFVLVGVAFKFGAAPFHMWIPDVYQGAPTSVTLYLSVAPKVAAFAMAVRLLVDTLGPLQASWGPMLMVLAVLSLAVGNVIAIAQTNIKRMLAYSTIAHMGFLLLGLLAGTQGGYSAALFYAVVYALMSLGAFGVVILLSRAGFEAEELDDFKGLNQRSPWFAFMMLIVMFSMAGVPPTAGFYAKLAVLRAVVDVHQSWLAIVAVLFSLIGAFYYLRVVKLMYFDAAEENAQPLGSGLEMRLVLSANGLLLLALGIYPSVLLALCGVTIG
- a CDS encoding NADH-quinone oxidoreductase subunit M encodes the protein MHGHWPLLSMAIWTPIVGGALVLLSGDKAPDGARRIALLFAVVTFLITIPLYTGFDISTASMQFQEHRPWIPTFHIFYFLGVDGISMPLILLTAFMTVLVIIASWTSIQQKVAQYMAAFLIMEGLMIGVFSALDAILFYVFWEGMLIPMFLIIGIWGGPRRVYATIKFFLYTFLGSVLMLVALIYLGFQAHSFSILDFQALRLTLDEQVLIFIAFLLAFAVKVPMWPVHTWLPDAHVEAPTGGSVILAAVMLKIGAYGFLRFSLPIAPDASQELGWLIITMSLIAVVYISLVALVQDDMKKLIAYSSIAHMGFVTLAFFIPFTIEANSGSTQGAAMGIEGGLVQMISHGFISGALFLSVGVLYDRMHTHKIAEYGGVVNRMPVFAALAVLFAMANSGLPGTSGFVGEFMVILSSMKANFWYAFLLATSLVTGAAYTLWLVKRVIFGAVANDRVAVLDDLNAREFLVLGLLAVAVLVLGVWPAPLVDVMHVSVQNLLSHIMVSKL
- a CDS encoding NADH-quinone oxidoreductase subunit L, with translation MENVYLAIVLGPLVGALVTGIFGPRIGRAPSHLITIAGVGMSFVLSLVVLKHLVIDGAPPFDGPVYTWLVSDGLRVDIGFLVDRLSALMITVVTFVSLMVHIYSIGYMRDDPGYTRFFSYIALFTFAMLMLVMANNFLQLFFGWEGVGLVSYLLIGFWYDRESAIFASLKAFLINRVGDLAFILGIALVLLYFNTLNYAPIFRVAPLVADLNMQIIPGMDWSVVTVICLLLFVGAMAKSAQVPLHVWLPDSMEGPTPISALIHAATMVTAGIFMVARLSPLFELSDTALSVILVVGGTTAFFMGLVGIVQNDIKRVIAYSTISQLGYMTVALGASAYAAAIFHLMTHAFFKALLFLGAGSVIIAMHHEQDMRKMGGLRKYMPVTYWTFLVGALALCGIPPFSGFFSKDSIIDAVHASHLPGAQFAYYCVLGGVLVTALYTFRMFFLVFHGKERMDEHTREHLRESPAVVTFPLIMLAIPSAVVGYFTVGTILFGNFFGSSIQVLPAHDVLAHMGAEFTGPAAMMAHARHSVALWLALGGIFLTWVIYLLRPTLAGTLRRVFFPLYYVLEHKYWFDDLNEQILAPGARLIGRLLWRIGDLRLIDGLMVNGSAWLVGRWAAVFRRIQSGYLYHYAFTMLIGLLLFLSWFVVR
- a CDS encoding NADH-quinone oxidoreductase subunit K, whose product is MINLLEYLILGAILFCMGVAGIFLNRKNVIVLLMSIELMLLAVNMNFIAFSHFNNNIAGQIFVFFILTVAAAESAIGLAILVVLFRNRGSINVEDINSLKG
- a CDS encoding NADH:ubiquinone oxidoreductase subunit J; this encodes MSFDQVLFYFFAIVLVIAGLRVITVRNPVHAALFLVLAFFSSAALWLLLDAEFLALVLVLVYVGAVMVLFLFVVMMLDINIAVLRDGFIRNLPVGIFVSLLIVAEMSMVLVRAFSAPSGTAVVHHGADFSNTRMLGDVLYTHYVYPFEIAAVILLVAIIAAITLTLRKRPGTRHQDPARQVQVRRKDRVRLVKMASEKKG